From the genome of Bicyclus anynana chromosome 20, ilBicAnyn1.1, whole genome shotgun sequence, one region includes:
- the LOC112045154 gene encoding uncharacterized protein LOC112045154, whose product MQRLKSPSKYFRTLYNIRKLSRKGSILTSNLTATIEAFDHESLQRNKIQSQDLGLRYFMEMDSDRTDITDMSVAELDNLLQELITKNRDKQLTKFVYQCLDKRKRMGVNMLKKLFRYYSISGRVDIVEALQKYCFKEDFNLYTRNGEFTHYIAKAQCMKGNSQQGLSVLKEAYIKYEKLRSFYRVIFRELINDTVSNRSEASMVIFKKYVLEFSEAWNDHYPLICYWHVCWSSNWFSDQVTSNELMEKSKVLQDIVRDKATTFSINILREYNEDAVVRLLQSLLKYAMMEEYAKVLEILFDYKLRNKDMRGCTEILKNCDSLGISLPADQQGRYIRMLIYKDYSDPKPEDKPKKPTLKNFKLKF is encoded by the exons ATGCAGCGACTAAAATCTCCAAGTAAATACTTTAgaactttatacaatattaGAAAACTAAGTCGAAAAGGTTCTATACTTACCTCTAACTTAACTGCAACTATCGAAGCTTTTGACCATGAGTcattacaaagaaataaaatacaatctCAAGATCTTGGCTTGAGATACTTTATGGAAATGGATAGCGATAGAACCGATATCACAGATATGAGTGTCGCCGAATTAGACAATTTATTACaagaattaataacaaaaaatagagATAAGCAGCTCACTAAGTTTGTGTACCAATGTCTTGATAAACGAAAACGCATGGGTGTCAATATGCTTAAAAAGTTGTTCAGATATTACAGTATATCCGGCCGGGTAGATATTGTGGAGGCACTGCAGAAGTACTGCTTTAAAGaagattttaatttgtatactcGTAATGGGGAATTTACACACTATATCGCAAAAGCTCAATGTATGAAAGGTAACTCACAACAAGGTCTGTCGGTATTAAAAGAAGCATACATCAAATATGAAAAGTTGAGAAGTTTTTATCGAGTGATATTTAGAGAGCTAATTAACGATACTGTATCAAATCGCTCTGAAGCGTCAatggtgatatttaaaaaatatgtactagAGTTTAGTGAGGCGTGGAATGATCATTATCCCTTAATTTGCTACTGGCACGTCTGTTGGTCCAGCAACTGGTTCTCTGATCAGGTGACTTCAAATGAGCTGATGGAAAAGTCGAAAGTTCTTCAAGATATTGTCAGAGATAA AGCAACAACATTTAGTATCAATATTCTTCGTGAATACAATGAAGATGCTGTTGTTAGATTACTACAAAGTTTACTGAAGTATGCTATGATGGAAGAGTATGCTAAAGTATTAGAGATTTTGTTTGACTATAAAT TAAGGAACAAAGATATGCGAGGCTGCACAGAGATACTCAAGAACTGTGATTCACTTGGTATATCATTGCCAGCCGACCAACAAGGAAGATACATAAGAATGTTAATATATAAGGATTATTCAGACCCAAAACCAGAAGACAAACCGAAGAaaccaactttaaaaaatttcaaattgaagTTTTAG